From the Jilunia laotingensis genome, the window TCCCTTACTTCGAAAGGAATCAAAAAATCCGGGACCAGCCTGAATGCCAATGGTAAAAATGAACAATACCAGTCCGAAGTTCCCCAGTTCTTTGGGAATGACCACACCGAAATGACCGAAGAGAAGGGCTATAAAGATCACTGCTGATACATCGAGCGATAAGCCCTTAATCTTAATTCTTCCCAACATGAAACCTAACGCGACTATGAGAAAAAGTGCGAAATAAGAGGAGTTCAATAAATCAGTAAACATAGGATTCTAAGTGTATTTGTTAGTTCGGGGGACAAAGGTACGTAAAAAAGCTTCAATCAGCAAGTTTCTTCCTTACCGGTGAGGTATCCACACCCAAGTTTGAAGGATGATAATACATACTTATTGTGATTTCAACAGGTCTTTTTACTCTTTTTGAGGTATTGTAGCACTTCATTTTATGATCGAACTTTGCAACCGGTTAAAGAGATGAATCAAAATTAGTATCAAAACCCCAAATTAAAAGAATAATGAAAAACTTAGGAAATTTAGCAGTACTGTTATTCATGCTATGCGCATGCACCTCATGTAACAATGATGATGACAACACCAAACCGGAACTGGCCCAAAAGGTTGCCGGCACTTACAACGGTGATATTGAACTAAGTGTACAAGAAGCATCGCAAGGCACCAAAGGTGTGGAGATATCTGTGAACCGTATTGCTGAAGACACCGTGGATGTCACGTTTCCAGCCATCAGTTTCGGTAGCCGCACTATTCCGTCTGTCAAATCGGGTGCCAAAGTAGCTTTGAACAACAATGGAAGTTACTCCCTCACAGGAACTCTTTCTGCAAAGGACGGAGATATCAACATTACCGGAAACTTTGAAGGAACTGTCAACGGAAAAACATTGGAGATGAATATCAGTTACCAACTCGGTGCCATGCCTTCTCCGATTAAAGCTATATTCAGCGGAAGCCAGTCACAAGCATCGCTTACAGTAAATACATCAGCTTACGATACATGGACATATGTCAATCTTAAAACAGGCGAAACACAGACATTGAAAGATTTCAATGCCTGGGAGTATTACAGTAACGGTCAAGTGGTAGAAACTAAAGAAGCTACCGGAGATGCCTCTTTAATAAAGATAGACTGGCATATCGCCATCCATCGTTATGACATAAAGACCAACGGTGGAGCAGCACTGGCAACGGAAGAAACGGCTATGAATGCCGTAAAGAACATTCCAGCCGAAGGATATACTGCCGATGAGCAAACCGAAAATGAGGTTATTGTAGATATGAGTGGCATGATGGATGGAAAGATCGGTTATGTAAAATCTCCCCTAAACAGAGTACTCAGCCAATGGCTCACCAAAACTCCAACGGGTGGAATGCCTCCTTACGAATATGAGGAAACCAATCTGATTTATCTGCTCAAATGCGCTGATGGAACTTACGCCAAACTAAAATTCACCGATCATCAGGATACGGAAGGCAATACAGGTCGTGTAAGTTTCACTTACGAATATCCCGTAGAATAAGAACATTCGGTATATGAAAATATCAAAATTACTATGCATCATGACGAGTGTGATGTTGTTATCCGTTTGGAATACAACCGCACAGGCTGATGACTATAACGGAGACAATGCCATTGTAAAACGCACCATAAAAGGAGTGGTTCTCGATGAAACGGGAACCGCTCTTCCCGGTGCCTCCATCATAGTAGAAGGCACTACTATCGGAGCAGGGACGAATGCTAAAGGAGAATTCACTTTACAGTTACGTGAAAAAGGTGCGCAGAGATTACGTATCAGTTTTACCGGTTATGAGACGCAGGAATACCTAGTAGATGCCTCTGATAACAGCCTTGTTACCATACGCCTAACGCCCTCCGAGAACTTACTGACAGAAGTGGTCGTGACGGGAAGCCATACTGAAAAGCCCCTGAAAGAAACTCCGGTACTGACCCGGGTTATCAGCCAAAGGGACATACAGACGCTCAATCCGATGGATATCGAAACTCTCTTGCAGTACGAACTACCCGGTTTGCAGATAGGATATGACAATATGAGCCAATTGCCCACTATCACTTATCAGGGTGTAGGAGGAGAATATCTGCTATTTTTGGTAGATGGCGAACGTATCAGCGGTGAAGGTTCCGACCATAACGTCGATTTTACGAGATTCAACATTGACGATATCGAACGCATCGAAGTGATAAAAGGATCACAATCCACCCTTTATG encodes:
- a CDS encoding HmuY family protein, giving the protein MKNLGNLAVLLFMLCACTSCNNDDDNTKPELAQKVAGTYNGDIELSVQEASQGTKGVEISVNRIAEDTVDVTFPAISFGSRTIPSVKSGAKVALNNNGSYSLTGTLSAKDGDINITGNFEGTVNGKTLEMNISYQLGAMPSPIKAIFSGSQSQASLTVNTSAYDTWTYVNLKTGETQTLKDFNAWEYYSNGQVVETKEATGDASLIKIDWHIAIHRYDIKTNGGAALATEETAMNAVKNIPAEGYTADEQTENEVIVDMSGMMDGKIGYVKSPLNRVLSQWLTKTPTGGMPPYEYEETNLIYLLKCADGTYAKLKFTDHQDTEGNTGRVSFTYEYPVE